A window of the Vibrio fluvialis genome harbors these coding sequences:
- a CDS encoding cadherin repeat domain-containing protein, whose protein sequence is MDTRTLTPFMLANVTLVIDRNGQFREQAAGTPLRPGEVVVQVSDDASPQVTAELVNPGNAAPTNLDGEIAQILQQIQQGADPTQNPELATAAGGQNGSSPTATGSIDRTGDEVLAATNFETQGLQGLGLSSTQSLALTDFVAEIAVVDTPPAFNPNDPENVNGPRYSFSYDENRSDGDVIGVVQATDAEGESVTYAITTNVFDSNGNTLFEIDEVTGEISLTPAGVVAFSNDFEQAPNVHDIIVTATEVDGLGVQNSTSILVELSELNLDEFGPVFDPNDPDNEDGPRYVFSYDENSSDEYVIGTVSATDGDGEAVTYSITTNVYNDANEALFEIDAVSGAISLTAAGVTAFSNDYETAPNVHDIVVTATEVAGLGEQKSTDITVELSELNLDEFGPVFDPNDPDNQDGPRYVFSYDENSSDEYVIGTVSATDGDGEAVTYSITTNVYNDANEALFEIDAVSGAISLTAAGVTAFSNDYETAPNVHDIVVTATEVAGLGEQKSTDITVELSELNLDEFGPVFDPNDPDNEDGPRYVFSYDENSSDEYVIGTVSATDGDGEAVTYSITTNVYNDANEALFEIDAVSGAISLTAAGVTAFSNDYETAPNVHDIVVTATEVAGLGEQKSTDITVELSELNLDEFGPVFDPNDPDNEDGPRYVFSYDENSSDEYVIGTVSATDGDGEAVTYSITTNVYNDANEALFEIDAVSGAISLTAAGVTAFSNDFEDTPNVHTIQVMATEVEGLGEQKSTVIDVQLSELNLDDNAPIFDDEYIFTYEEDSEESDLIGTVSATDADGENVTYSIKTNVYDSNNNPLFWINATTGAIYLTSFGVLAFTNDFEQESNIHNLVVTATEVDGLGAMKSTDVDVVLKELNVNEPPVAEDFTVLLGNSSEVTIVFDSDVEANDHISDVDDDFTGTQLNIVLTSLPDNGTLLYTDENGVTRELTSADVYVSGQLEDPVLLNPNNITYVPEGNEVVIGSTDDGSLIPVDDDYQFVLDNGNTIYISAFKTLGNGSEVSQQVTLIETVQQGTGLSVATGNGINSQETLHVDLSENPLYTISFGVDGLNTNHAATVTYYFENSDPVTISYQGNGDYSYTASSDDPVIGLDFTASNNDGSSGANYVVTHLSGTETVVDDSTFTYQAVDSDGEFSNVATVTLDADDSTPSYHVFSAEAGDPVVNATVGNDVLIGDSQANVFTWLDSALDNSTDVVKNFEFNTDKLDLSAVLDSGEDFNTLLSKIDVVVGAEDVTLQVSHDSGETQSIVIDNGVDIFGLTSSSGLMTDDVAQTLLSQIVKTETV, encoded by the coding sequence ATGGACACTCGCACTCTGACCCCCTTTATGTTAGCTAACGTCACGCTTGTCATTGACCGCAATGGCCAATTCAGAGAGCAAGCCGCAGGCACCCCTTTGAGACCGGGAGAAGTGGTTGTACAGGTTAGTGATGATGCATCACCTCAGGTGACAGCGGAACTGGTCAATCCCGGTAACGCTGCACCAACTAATCTCGATGGTGAAATCGCACAAATTTTGCAACAAATTCAACAAGGTGCTGACCCGACACAAAACCCTGAACTCGCCACTGCTGCCGGAGGACAAAATGGTTCAAGTCCTACAGCGACAGGAAGCATTGATCGTACGGGTGACGAAGTTTTGGCAGCCACCAATTTCGAAACTCAAGGTCTACAAGGCTTGGGTCTGTCGTCAACTCAAAGTTTAGCGTTGACTGATTTTGTTGCAGAAATCGCGGTGGTAGATACGCCACCTGCATTTAATCCGAATGACCCAGAAAACGTAAATGGTCCACGCTACAGCTTCTCCTATGATGAAAATCGTAGTGATGGCGATGTCATCGGCGTCGTGCAGGCAACTGATGCAGAGGGGGAGAGTGTTACTTACGCCATCACGACTAATGTATTTGATTCAAATGGCAACACACTGTTCGAAATTGATGAAGTCACTGGTGAAATTAGTTTGACCCCCGCTGGGGTCGTTGCGTTTTCGAATGATTTTGAGCAAGCCCCAAATGTACACGACATCATTGTTACGGCAACTGAGGTTGATGGTCTTGGAGTTCAGAATTCTACCAGCATTTTAGTTGAGCTGAGTGAGCTGAACCTGGATGAGTTTGGTCCGGTATTCGATCCGAATGACCCGGACAATGAAGACGGCCCACGTTATGTGTTCTCGTATGATGAGAACAGCAGCGATGAGTATGTGATTGGTACGGTGTCGGCCACCGATGGTGACGGCGAGGCGGTGACGTATTCCATCACCACCAACGTGTACAACGATGCTAATGAAGCCTTGTTTGAGATCGATGCAGTCAGCGGTGCCATCAGTCTGACGGCGGCGGGTGTCACCGCGTTCTCGAACGATTACGAAACCGCCCCCAATGTACACGATATTGTGGTGACGGCGACAGAAGTAGCGGGTCTGGGCGAGCAGAAATCAACGGACATCACCGTTGAACTGAGTGAGCTGAATCTGGATGAGTTTGGTCCGGTATTCGATCCGAATGACCCGGACAATCAAGACGGCCCACGTTATGTGTTCTCGTATGATGAGAACAGCAGCGATGAGTATGTGATTGGTACGGTGTCGGCCACCGATGGTGACGGCGAGGCGGTGACGTATTCCATCACCACCAACGTGTACAACGATGCCAATGAAGCCTTGTTTGAGATCGATGCAGTCAGCGGTGCAATCAGCTTGACGGCGGCGGGTGTCACCGCGTTCTCGAACGATTACGAAACCGCCCCCAATGTGCACGATATTGTGGTGACGGCGACAGAAGTAGCGGGTCTGGGCGAGCAGAAATCCACGGACATCACCGTTGAACTGAGTGAGCTGAATCTGGATGAGTTTGGTCCGGTGTTCGACCCGAATGACCCGGACAACGAAGACGGCCCACGTTATGTGTTCTCGTATGATGAAAACAGCAGCGATGAGTATGTGATTGGTACGGTGTCGGCCACCGATGGTGACGGCGAGGCGGTGACGTATTCCATCACCACCAACGTGTACAACGATGCCAATGAAGCCTTGTTTGAGATCGATGCAGTCAGCGGTGCCATCAGTCTGACGGCGGCGGGTGTCACCGCGTTCTCGAACGATTACGAAACCGCGCCCAATGTGCACGATATTGTGGTGACCGCGACAGAAGTAGCGGGTCTGGGCGAGCAGAAATCCACGGATATCACCGTTGAGCTGAGTGAGCTGAATCTGGATGAGTTTGGTCCGGTGTTCGACCCGAATGACCCGGACAACGAAGACGGCCCACGTTATGTGTTCTCGTATGATGAAAACAGCAGCGATGAGTATGTGATTGGTACGGTGTCGGCCACCGATGGTGACGGCGAGGCGGTGACGTATTCCATCACCACCAACGTGTACAACGATGCCAATGAAGCCTTGTTTGAGATCGATGCAGTCAGCGGTGCCATCAGCTTGACGGCGGCAGGCGTCACCGCGTTCTCGAACGATTTTGAAGATACACCTAATGTGCATACCATTCAGGTTATGGCAACGGAAGTGGAAGGATTGGGCGAGCAGAAATCTACAGTGATCGATGTTCAGCTAAGTGAGCTTAATCTTGATGATAATGCCCCAATTTTTGACGACGAGTATATTTTTACTTACGAAGAAGATAGTGAAGAGTCTGATTTGATCGGCACAGTGTCAGCAACCGATGCTGACGGTGAAAACGTTACCTACAGCATTAAAACTAATGTGTATGACAGTAACAATAACCCACTGTTTTGGATCAACGCTACGACCGGGGCTATCTATCTGACCTCGTTTGGTGTACTGGCCTTTACCAATGATTTTGAACAGGAATCCAATATTCATAATCTGGTCGTTACAGCGACGGAAGTGGATGGTTTGGGTGCAATGAAATCAACAGATGTGGATGTGGTACTCAAAGAGTTGAACGTTAACGAGCCTCCTGTCGCAGAAGATTTCACAGTGCTTTTAGGCAACAGCTCAGAAGTTACCATTGTATTTGACTCAGACGTAGAAGCGAATGACCACATCTCTGACGTCGACGATGATTTCACTGGCACGCAGTTGAACATTGTACTGACGTCTCTACCTGACAATGGAACACTTCTTTACACCGATGAAAATGGAGTGACCCGAGAGCTGACTTCAGCGGATGTGTATGTTTCAGGGCAACTAGAAGACCCGGTTCTACTCAATCCTAACAACATCACTTATGTACCTGAAGGTAACGAAGTGGTGATTGGTTCGACAGATGATGGCTCTTTGATCCCTGTCGATGATGATTACCAGTTCGTTCTTGATAACGGAAACACCATTTACATCTCAGCGTTCAAAACATTGGGCAATGGTAGTGAAGTATCACAACAGGTGACCTTGATTGAAACGGTTCAACAAGGGACTGGTTTATCGGTCGCAACGGGTAATGGTATTAACAGCCAAGAAACGTTGCACGTCGACTTAAGTGAAAATCCACTCTACACCATCAGTTTTGGGGTGGATGGACTGAATACCAATCATGCTGCAACCGTGACTTACTATTTCGAAAACAGCGACCCAGTCACGATCTCTTATCAAGGAAATGGCGACTACTCGTACACTGCGTCGTCAGATGATCCGGTGATTGGCCTTGATTTTACCGCCTCCAACAATGACGGTTCATCGGGTGCCAACTATGTGGTGACTCATCTGTCTGGTACCGAAACGGTGGTTGATGATTCTACCTTTACTTATCAGGCTGTGGACTCGGATGGTGAGTTCAGTAATGTTGCAACAGTTACGCTGGATGCGGACGACAGCACTCCGTCTTACCACGTTTTCTCGGCTGAAGCTGGTGACCCTGTGGTGAATGCGACAGTCGGTAATGACGTGTTGATAGGCGACTCTCAAGCAAATGTCTTTACCTGGCTCGATAGCGCACTCGATAACAGTACCGATGTGGTGAAAAACTTCGAGTTTAATACCGACAAACTTGATTTGTCTGCGGTGCTGGATTCTGGTGAAGACTTCAATACGTTGCTGAGCAAAATTGATGTGGTAGTGGGTGCTGAAGATGTCACATTGCAGGTTTCGCACGACAGCGGCGAAACGCAATCTATCGTGATTGACAATGGGGTAGACATCTTTGGACTTACCAGTTCAAGTGGTTTAATGACGGACGACGTCGCACAGACATTACTCAGTCAGATTGTTAAAACAGAAACTGTCTAA